In Dysgonomonadaceae bacterium zrk40, one genomic interval encodes:
- a CDS encoding DUF1573 domain-containing protein: MKRATLLIFTVMLCSLMAFSQEKPGMEFEKTEHNFGTIKEEMGAVTTQFEFTNTGTTPLIIRRVSASCGCTTPGFTREPILPGKKGIISAKYSTVARPGTFNKSITVYTNVPDTVYVLRIKGNVLPKK; the protein is encoded by the coding sequence ATGAAACGAGCAACTCTTTTGATTTTTACCGTGATGCTCTGCAGCCTGATGGCCTTCTCACAGGAGAAGCCGGGGATGGAGTTTGAGAAAACGGAACACAACTTCGGAACCATCAAGGAGGAGATGGGCGCGGTCACCACCCAGTTTGAATTTACCAATACCGGCACAACACCGCTGATCATCAGACGTGTTTCTGCCTCCTGTGGTTGCACCACTCCGGGTTTTACCCGAGAACCGATCCTGCCTGGCAAGAAAGGGATTATCTCCGCCAAATATTCCACGGTAGCCCGTCCCGGCACCTTCAACAAAAGCATCACCGTCTACACCAATGTTCCCGATACAGTTTATGTGTTGCGGATCAAGGGGAACGTGCTCCCGAAGAAATAG
- a CDS encoding phosphoglycerate kinase yields the protein MQTMDSFNFAGKKAFVRVDFNVPLDENFHITDDTRIRAAVPTLKKILRDGGSVIIGSHLGRPKGATDKFSLRHILPHVSELLGVDVQFADDCIGAETEAKAAALRPGEALLLENLRFYAEEEGKPRGLAEDATEEETATAKKAVKKSQKEFTKKLASYADVYVNDAFGTAHRAHASTALIADHFDADHKLFGYLLQNEITAVEKVMKETERPFTAIMGGSKVSSKIEIIRNLLDKVDNLILAGGMTYTFAKAFDGKIGDSIVENDKLDLARELVEMAKAKGVNLVLAADAKIADSFSNDANTGFASVKEIPDGWEGLDIGPDAEKLFTEVIKNSKTILWNGPVGVFEFDNFDKGSRAVSDAIVEATQKGAFSLVGGGDSVACVNKFGHADQVSYVSTGGGALLEMIEGKVLPGIKAIRGY from the coding sequence ATGCAAACAATGGACTCATTCAATTTTGCCGGTAAAAAGGCATTCGTTCGCGTGGATTTCAACGTACCACTCGACGAGAACTTCCACATCACTGACGACACCCGCATCCGGGCGGCCGTTCCCACGCTGAAAAAGATCCTCAGGGATGGCGGCAGCGTGATCATCGGTTCACACCTTGGCCGGCCGAAAGGGGCGACCGACAAGTTCTCCCTGCGCCACATCCTGCCCCATGTTTCGGAGCTGTTGGGTGTAGATGTACAGTTTGCCGACGACTGCATCGGTGCTGAGACCGAGGCCAAGGCGGCCGCACTGCGTCCGGGCGAGGCCCTGCTGCTGGAGAACCTCCGCTTTTATGCAGAGGAGGAGGGCAAACCCCGCGGGCTGGCTGAGGATGCCACCGAGGAGGAGACAGCTACCGCGAAGAAGGCAGTGAAGAAATCACAGAAGGAGTTCACCAAAAAGCTGGCCTCCTATGCCGATGTCTATGTCAACGATGCCTTCGGCACCGCACACCGTGCCCACGCCTCCACAGCCCTGATCGCCGATCATTTCGATGCAGATCACAAGCTGTTCGGCTACCTCCTGCAAAATGAGATCACCGCCGTAGAGAAGGTGATGAAGGAGACAGAACGTCCCTTCACCGCCATCATGGGTGGTTCTAAAGTATCCTCCAAGATCGAGATCATCCGCAACCTGCTCGACAAGGTAGACAACCTGATCCTGGCAGGAGGCATGACCTACACCTTCGCGAAGGCTTTCGACGGCAAGATTGGCGACTCCATCGTGGAGAACGACAAGCTGGACCTGGCCCGTGAGCTGGTGGAGATGGCAAAAGCAAAGGGTGTGAACCTGGTGCTGGCCGCCGACGCCAAGATCGCTGACAGCTTCAGCAACGATGCCAACACCGGCTTCGCGTCGGTGAAGGAGATCCCCGACGGCTGGGAAGGTCTCGACATCGGTCCGGACGCTGAGAAACTGTTCACCGAGGTGATCAAGAACTCAAAAACCATCCTCTGGAACGGACCGGTGGGTGTGTTCGAGTTCGATAACTTCGACAAGGGATCACGTGCCGTCTCCGACGCCATCGTGGAAGCAACCCAGAAAGGTGCCTTCTCACTCGTTGGCGGCGGCGACTCTGTTGCCTGCGTCAACAAGTTCGGCCATGCCGATCAGGTATCCTACGTATCCACCGGCGGGGGTGCCCTGCTGGAGATGATCGAGGGTAAGGTGCTTCCCGGCATCAAGGCGATCCGCGGATACTAA
- a CDS encoding YebC/PmpR family DNA-binding transcriptional regulator, protein MGRAFEYRKATKMKRWGNMARVFTKLGKQITIAVREGGPEPDTNPRLRVLMQQAKKENMPKDNVERAIKKATDKDVSDYKEMVYEGYGPFGIAIVVETATDNPTRTVANVRSYFNKHGGSLGTSGSLEFLFDHKCVFKIAEKEGVSIEDLELELIDYGVDELEVEEGEILLYGEFKSYSDIQSYLEENGYEIHSAEFERIPHDTKELDEEQRTQIEKLLDKFEEDEDVQNVFHNMA, encoded by the coding sequence ATGGGAAGAGCATTTGAATACAGGAAAGCAACCAAGATGAAACGCTGGGGCAACATGGCCCGCGTCTTCACCAAACTGGGGAAACAGATCACCATCGCCGTACGCGAGGGGGGACCGGAACCAGACACCAACCCGCGCCTGCGCGTGCTGATGCAGCAGGCCAAGAAGGAGAACATGCCGAAGGATAACGTGGAACGGGCCATCAAGAAGGCTACCGACAAGGATGTCTCCGACTATAAGGAGATGGTCTACGAAGGATACGGACCTTTCGGCATCGCCATCGTGGTGGAGACCGCCACCGACAACCCCACCCGCACCGTGGCCAACGTGCGCAGCTACTTCAACAAGCATGGCGGCTCGCTCGGCACCTCGGGCAGCCTCGAGTTCCTCTTCGACCACAAGTGCGTCTTCAAGATTGCCGAGAAAGAGGGTGTCTCCATCGAGGATCTTGAGCTGGAGCTGATCGACTATGGCGTGGACGAGCTGGAGGTGGAGGAAGGAGAGATCCTGCTCTACGGCGAATTCAAATCCTATTCCGACATCCAGTCCTACCTCGAGGAGAACGGCTATGAGATCCACTCTGCCGAGTTCGAACGGATCCCGCACGACACCAAGGAGCTGGACGAGGAGCAGCGCACCCAGATCGAGAAGCTGCTCGACAAGTTCGAAGAGGACGAAGATGTGCAGAACGTGTTCCACAACATGGCGTAA
- a CDS encoding OsmC family protein — MATHSIQTIWRENNIFDTEIDGHTISIDLGKEQGGDDAGPRPKKLLLISAAGCSGLDIVEIARKMRINLKKFEIRIDAELAEEHPKQYTSLKVVYEFEGENLPKAKLERACNLSFESYCGVMAMYRKAIPLSYEVVVKEG; from the coding sequence ATGGCTACACATTCCATTCAGACAATTTGGCGAGAGAACAATATTTTTGATACCGAGATCGACGGGCACACCATATCCATCGACCTGGGAAAAGAACAGGGGGGTGATGATGCCGGTCCGCGGCCCAAGAAGCTGCTGCTGATCTCAGCGGCAGGGTGCTCGGGTCTCGACATCGTGGAGATCGCCCGCAAAATGCGCATCAACCTGAAGAAATTTGAAATCCGCATCGATGCAGAGCTGGCCGAAGAGCATCCCAAGCAATACACCTCACTGAAGGTGGTCTATGAATTTGAAGGGGAGAATCTGCCGAAGGCGAAGCTGGAGAGAGCCTGCAACCTCTCGTTCGAGAGCTACTGCGGGGTGATGGCGATGTACCGCAAAGCCATACCGCTGAGCTATGAGGTGGTAGTGAAGGAGGGATGA
- a CDS encoding phosphoenolpyruvate synthase, producing MKLKTPRSVVKAHDISQLRFRDTPFVKLMNKRIYNILMVASRYDMFMLEDDGRVDEQIFNEYVSLNLRYPPRFTQVNGGREALSELKQNHYELVICMPNMDNSDAFDLAIQIKERYPGMHVVLLTPFSKAVTRSLSKEDLSGIDYVFSWLGDTDLLLAIIKVVEDRMNVDHDVKTVGVQTILLVEDSVRFYSSALPLLYKFVLSESKEFSKEALNDHLRMLRMRGRPKILLARNYEEAVSYYKKYGDNMLGVISDMSFHVKGEKERLAGKRLGEWIRTKDTYIPIIFTSSESNNREQIKGISDVFIDKNSKTFPQDLRRSIKENLGFGDFIITDPHTREEIFRIRNLKELQMNIRNIPDDALYYHLSRNHFSRFFYSRAMFPVAEMLKKIDVSEYASMHDARELIHATIVQYRRMKNTGVVAVFEKERFDQYSNFARIGEGSLGGKGRGLAFIGYMVKTHLELNNNPNFPVTTPKTVVLCTDLFDEFMEANNLYPVALSERDDEDILKHFLAAKLPKRLVSDFLVFFDAIDSPIAIRSSSLLEDSQYQPFAGIYSTYMIPYVDDKYEMVRLLSNAIKAVYASVFYRDSKSYMAATHNLIDQEKMAIVLQEVVGSQYGSQFYPAISGVARSINYYPIGDERTDDGIVNMAFGLGKYIMDGNMGLRFSPLHAARILQLSSLDLALRDTQTQYFALDLNSVSKDFTIDDGFNLLKLRLKEAEKEGPLRYVASTYDPQDQIIRDGYYEGGRKIISFANILQHDMFPLNEILEKLLKAGQKEMGRPVEIEFAVDIRDNQLASFYVLQIRPIVDSREVVHENLEKIDPQETILYSRNALGNGITSDVQDLIYVKSEAFNASQNPLIAREIEAINRTFAEAGRNYVLVGPGRWGSSDPWLGIPVKWPHISQARVIVEKGLENYRIEPSQGTHFFQNLTSFGVGYFTVNPFLENDGFFDEAWLKSIPAVQETAFVRHVRFGNPICIKINGKKRIGVVMKPQEGGEPCVKEG from the coding sequence ATGAAACTGAAGACACCCAGATCGGTCGTTAAAGCACACGATATCAGTCAGCTCCGCTTTCGAGACACCCCTTTCGTGAAGTTGATGAACAAGCGGATCTACAACATCCTGATGGTCGCCTCCCGCTACGACATGTTCATGCTGGAAGATGATGGAAGGGTCGATGAACAGATCTTCAACGAATATGTATCCCTCAACCTGCGCTACCCGCCACGCTTCACACAGGTGAACGGCGGCAGGGAAGCGCTCTCAGAGTTGAAGCAAAACCACTACGAACTGGTGATCTGCATGCCCAACATGGACAACAGCGATGCCTTCGACCTGGCGATACAGATCAAGGAACGCTACCCGGGGATGCACGTGGTGCTGCTCACTCCTTTCTCGAAGGCAGTCACCCGCTCGCTCAGCAAGGAAGACCTGAGTGGCATCGACTATGTCTTCAGCTGGCTGGGTGACACTGACCTGCTGCTCGCCATCATCAAGGTGGTGGAGGACCGCATGAATGTGGATCATGACGTGAAAACAGTGGGGGTGCAGACCATCCTCCTGGTGGAGGACTCGGTACGGTTCTACTCCTCGGCATTGCCACTGCTCTATAAATTTGTGCTCTCTGAGTCGAAGGAGTTCTCGAAAGAGGCGCTCAACGACCACCTGCGGATGCTCCGCATGCGCGGTCGTCCCAAGATCCTGCTGGCACGTAATTACGAGGAGGCGGTCTCCTACTACAAGAAGTATGGCGACAACATGCTGGGGGTGATCAGCGATATGAGCTTTCATGTGAAGGGTGAGAAGGAACGGTTGGCCGGTAAACGGTTGGGTGAGTGGATCCGCACCAAAGATACCTATATCCCTATCATTTTCACCTCCTCTGAATCGAATAACAGAGAACAGATTAAAGGAATAAGTGATGTCTTTATCGACAAGAACTCAAAGACCTTCCCCCAGGATCTGCGCCGCTCCATCAAGGAGAATCTCGGCTTCGGCGATTTCATCATCACTGATCCCCATACGAGGGAGGAGATCTTCCGCATCCGCAATCTGAAAGAGCTGCAGATGAATATCCGTAACATCCCCGACGATGCACTCTATTACCATCTCTCCCGAAACCATTTCTCCCGCTTCTTCTACTCCAGGGCCATGTTTCCCGTGGCTGAGATGTTGAAGAAGATCGATGTCTCGGAGTATGCTAGCATGCACGATGCCCGGGAGCTGATCCATGCCACCATCGTGCAGTACCGTCGGATGAAGAACACCGGTGTGGTGGCGGTCTTTGAGAAGGAACGGTTCGACCAGTACTCCAACTTCGCCCGCATCGGCGAGGGATCGCTGGGAGGGAAGGGGAGAGGTCTCGCCTTTATCGGCTACATGGTGAAGACCCACCTGGAGCTGAACAACAACCCCAATTTCCCGGTCACCACCCCCAAGACGGTGGTGCTCTGCACCGACCTGTTCGACGAGTTCATGGAGGCCAACAACCTCTATCCGGTTGCTCTCTCGGAACGCGATGACGAAGACATCCTGAAACATTTCCTGGCAGCCAAGCTGCCCAAACGGCTGGTGAGCGACTTTCTGGTCTTCTTCGATGCCATCGACAGTCCCATTGCCATCCGCTCCTCGAGCTTGCTGGAGGACTCCCAGTATCAGCCCTTTGCCGGCATCTACTCCACCTATATGATTCCCTACGTGGATGATAAGTATGAGATGGTGCGGCTGCTCAGCAATGCCATCAAGGCGGTTTACGCATCGGTCTTCTACCGTGACAGCAAGAGCTACATGGCCGCCACGCACAACCTGATCGACCAGGAGAAGATGGCGATCGTGCTGCAGGAGGTGGTGGGATCACAGTACGGCAGTCAGTTCTATCCTGCCATCTCGGGTGTGGCCCGATCCATCAACTATTACCCCATTGGCGATGAGCGTACCGATGACGGCATCGTCAACATGGCCTTCGGTCTGGGCAAATACATCATGGACGGCAACATGGGACTACGCTTTTCACCATTGCACGCTGCACGCATCCTGCAGCTCAGCTCCCTCGACCTGGCGCTGCGCGATACACAGACACAATACTTTGCACTCGACCTCAATTCGGTGTCGAAGGATTTTACCATCGACGATGGCTTCAACCTGCTGAAGTTACGTCTGAAAGAAGCAGAAAAGGAGGGGCCGTTGCGCTATGTGGCCTCCACCTACGATCCGCAGGACCAAATCATCCGTGACGGCTATTATGAGGGTGGGAGGAAAATCATCTCCTTCGCCAACATCTTGCAGCATGACATGTTCCCGCTGAATGAGATCCTGGAGAAGCTGCTCAAGGCGGGACAGAAGGAGATGGGGCGACCGGTGGAGATCGAGTTCGCGGTGGACATCCGGGACAACCAGCTCGCCTCCTTCTACGTGTTGCAGATTCGTCCCATTGTGGACAGCCGTGAGGTGGTGCACGAGAACCTGGAGAAGATTGACCCTCAAGAGACCATCCTCTACTCGCGCAACGCCCTGGGTAACGGCATCACGAGTGATGTGCAGGACCTGATCTACGTGAAGAGTGAAGCCTTCAACGCTTCCCAAAACCCCCTCATCGCCCGTGAGATCGAGGCGATCAACCGCACCTTCGCAGAGGCCGGCAGGAATTATGTGCTGGTAGGACCAGGACGTTGGGGTTCATCCGACCCCTGGCTGGGCATCCCGGTGAAATGGCCCCACATTTCACAAGCGAGGGTGATCGTGGAGAAGGGGCTGGAGAACTACCGTATCGAGCCGAGCCAGGGCACCCACTTCTTCCAGAACCTCACCTCATTCGGGGTGGGTTACTTCACGGTGAACCCATTCCTGGAGAATGATGGTTTCTTCGATGAGGCATGGCTCAAAAGCATCCCCGCGGTGCAGGAAACAGCTTTCGTGCGGCATGTCCGTTTCGGCAATCCGATCTGCATCAAGATCAACGGCAAAAAACGGATCGGCGTGGTGATGAAGCCGCAGGAGGGCGGAGAACCCTGCGTTAAGGAGGGTTAA
- a CDS encoding phenylalanine--tRNA ligase subunit beta — protein sequence MNISYNWLREYLQFEMTPQQTADMLTSIGLETGSVEEIQTIRGGLEGLVIGEVLTCTEHPNSDHLHLTTVNTGNGGEPLKIVCGAPNVAAGQKVVVATVGTRLWFGEEEITIKRSKIRGEESLGMICAEDEIGIGTSHDGIIVLPSDAEVGTPAKEYYNVKSDWVLEVDITPNRVDAASHYGVARDLAAALTQAGIPCKLQKPSVDAFTVDKSDGGIEVIVEDLEACPRYSGLTIRGVTVQESPDWLKNRLQVIGLRPINNIVDITNYVLHETGHPLHAFDAAYISGNEVVVRTQPEKTKFITLDEQERELSDRDLMICNSDEGMCIAGVFGGLHSGVTMETRDIFLESAYFNPTRVRKTARRHGLNTDSSFRFERGADPNNTLYVLKRAALLVKELAGGTIEGEIRDIYPTPVEKATVSLAYKKVNSLIGKEIPAETVKNILRSLEIDIERENSEELTLRIPTYRVDVTRDVDVIEDILRIYGYNNVEFSHSLKGNLSYQTPTDRKHKLQTLISEQLTAAGFSEILNNSLTKKSYYEPLTSYPAPHCVSLVNPLSGDLSVMRQTLLFGGLESIAYNRNRKNNDLRLYEFGNCYHYDGEKQQQEQILAPYSEETMIGLWLCGKRTRKNWAAAEEQTSVYELKAHLENILRRLGINGNGIRYEMLQNDIYSTAMRLSTRKELIGSFGIVNPQLCKQFDIDTEVFYAEMSWDKLMQESDKKSVSFTEISRFPAVSRDLALLIDQGVSFTQIEQVARTTEKKLLKQVALFDVYEGKNLPEGKKSYAVNFLLQDETKTLNDKQIDGVMNRIRQNLEQELGAQLR from the coding sequence ATGAACATTTCGTACAACTGGCTCAGGGAATATCTGCAATTTGAGATGACGCCGCAACAGACGGCCGACATGCTCACCTCCATCGGACTGGAAACAGGCAGCGTGGAGGAGATCCAAACCATCCGTGGCGGTCTGGAGGGACTGGTGATTGGTGAGGTGCTCACCTGCACCGAGCATCCCAACTCCGACCATCTGCACCTCACCACCGTAAACACCGGCAACGGCGGGGAACCGCTGAAAATTGTCTGCGGCGCGCCCAACGTGGCTGCCGGACAGAAGGTGGTGGTGGCTACCGTGGGCACCAGGCTCTGGTTCGGTGAGGAGGAGATCACCATCAAGCGATCCAAGATTCGCGGCGAAGAATCCCTCGGGATGATCTGCGCCGAGGATGAGATCGGCATCGGCACCTCGCACGACGGCATCATCGTTCTTCCCTCCGATGCGGAGGTAGGGACCCCTGCCAAAGAGTACTACAATGTGAAGAGCGACTGGGTGCTGGAGGTGGACATCACCCCCAACCGGGTGGATGCGGCTTCCCACTATGGGGTGGCGCGCGACCTGGCAGCAGCACTCACACAGGCTGGCATCCCCTGCAAGCTGCAGAAACCCTCGGTCGACGCGTTTACCGTAGACAAGAGCGATGGCGGCATCGAGGTAATCGTAGAGGACCTGGAAGCCTGCCCCCGCTACTCCGGTCTCACCATTCGCGGCGTCACCGTTCAGGAGAGCCCCGACTGGCTGAAGAACCGGTTGCAGGTGATTGGCCTGCGCCCCATCAACAACATCGTGGACATCACCAATTATGTGTTGCATGAGACGGGACATCCCCTCCATGCCTTCGACGCGGCATACATCAGCGGCAACGAGGTGGTGGTGCGTACCCAACCCGAAAAGACAAAATTCATAACACTCGACGAACAGGAGCGGGAGCTGAGCGACCGTGACCTGATGATCTGCAACAGCGATGAGGGGATGTGCATTGCCGGTGTCTTCGGGGGACTCCATTCGGGCGTCACCATGGAGACCCGCGACATCTTCCTCGAGTCGGCCTACTTCAACCCCACCCGGGTACGGAAGACCGCACGGCGGCACGGCCTTAACACCGACTCCTCCTTCCGCTTCGAACGGGGTGCCGACCCCAACAACACGCTCTACGTGCTCAAACGGGCTGCACTGCTCGTGAAGGAGCTGGCAGGCGGCACCATCGAAGGCGAGATACGGGACATCTACCCCACACCGGTGGAAAAAGCCACCGTGAGCCTCGCCTACAAAAAAGTCAATTCCCTCATCGGGAAGGAGATCCCCGCGGAGACGGTGAAAAACATCCTCCGCAGCCTGGAGATCGATATCGAACGGGAGAACAGTGAAGAGCTGACCCTCCGCATCCCCACCTACCGTGTGGATGTGACCCGCGACGTGGATGTGATCGAGGATATCCTCCGCATCTACGGATACAACAACGTGGAGTTTAGTCACTCACTCAAGGGGAACCTCTCCTACCAGACCCCTACCGACCGTAAGCACAAGCTGCAGACGCTGATCTCCGAGCAGCTCACCGCCGCCGGCTTCAGCGAGATCCTCAACAACTCGCTCACGAAAAAGAGCTATTACGAACCGCTCACCTCCTACCCCGCCCCACACTGCGTATCACTGGTCAACCCGCTGAGCGGCGACCTGAGCGTGATGCGGCAGACACTGCTGTTCGGGGGACTGGAGAGCATCGCCTACAACCGCAACCGCAAAAACAACGATCTCCGCCTCTATGAGTTCGGTAACTGCTATCACTACGACGGGGAGAAACAACAACAGGAGCAAATCCTGGCGCCCTACTCCGAGGAGACGATGATTGGGCTCTGGCTCTGCGGCAAGCGCACCCGCAAGAACTGGGCCGCCGCGGAGGAGCAGACCAGCGTCTACGAGTTGAAAGCCCACCTGGAGAACATCCTCAGGAGGCTGGGCATCAACGGCAACGGCATCCGCTACGAGATGCTGCAGAACGACATCTATTCCACGGCCATGAGACTGAGCACCCGCAAGGAGCTGATCGGCAGCTTCGGCATCGTCAACCCGCAGCTGTGCAAGCAGTTCGACATCGACACCGAGGTCTTCTATGCAGAGATGAGCTGGGACAAGCTGATGCAGGAGAGTGATAAAAAGAGCGTGAGCTTCACCGAGATCTCCCGCTTCCCTGCCGTGAGCAGGGACCTGGCACTGCTGATCGACCAGGGTGTCTCCTTCACGCAGATCGAGCAGGTGGCCCGAACTACCGAGAAGAAGCTGCTGAAGCAGGTGGCCCTCTTCGATGTATACGAGGGGAAGAACCTGCCGGAGGGCAAGAAATCCTACGCGGTCAACTTCCTGCTGCAGGATGAAACAAAGACACTGAACGACAAACAGATCGACGGCGTGATGAACCGCATCCGGCAGAACCTGGAACAGGAGCTGGGGGCACAGCTCCGTTGA
- a CDS encoding type I asparaginase, whose product MIDINANVLLIYTGGTIGMVENPESGALEPFNFSHLRSNMPEIKRLNFNVDTYLFDPPIDSSDVSITIWQQMVQVIESHYDRYDGFVILHGTDTMAYTASALSFMLENLNKPVILTGSQLPIGKLRTDGKENLITALEIAADKDETGRPVVPELCIYMQKLLMRGNRTTKVNADHFSAFNSPNYPYLAEAGLDIRYNISAILQPDAARPVCFNYELDRYMVVLKLFPGISREVVRAHLTVPGLRGVVLETYGIGNSPINPWFMELIRDAVERGIVVVNVTQCLYGSVEMHRYENGQRLERIGVIGGYDITTEAALAKLMALFGKGCRPNEVKELMYQSLRGEITVRR is encoded by the coding sequence ATGATCGATATAAACGCAAACGTATTGCTGATATATACCGGTGGAACCATCGGAATGGTGGAGAATCCCGAGAGTGGTGCGCTGGAGCCTTTCAACTTCAGTCACCTGCGTTCGAATATGCCGGAGATCAAGCGGCTCAACTTCAACGTGGATACCTACCTCTTCGATCCACCCATCGACTCGTCGGACGTCTCCATCACCATCTGGCAGCAGATGGTTCAGGTGATCGAATCACACTACGACCGTTACGACGGTTTTGTGATCCTGCACGGCACCGATACCATGGCCTATACGGCTTCGGCCCTCAGCTTCATGCTGGAGAACCTGAACAAGCCCGTGATCCTCACCGGCTCACAACTGCCCATCGGCAAGTTGCGCACCGACGGCAAGGAGAACCTGATCACAGCACTGGAGATCGCTGCCGACAAGGATGAAACCGGACGTCCGGTGGTGCCGGAGCTCTGCATCTACATGCAGAAACTGTTGATGCGGGGCAACAGGACTACCAAGGTGAATGCCGACCATTTCAGTGCTTTCAACAGCCCCAACTACCCCTATCTGGCGGAGGCGGGACTGGATATACGCTACAACATATCTGCCATTCTCCAGCCGGATGCAGCTCGTCCGGTATGTTTTAATTATGAGCTGGACCGTTACATGGTGGTCTTGAAACTATTTCCCGGCATCAGTCGTGAAGTGGTGCGGGCACATCTCACCGTGCCCGGACTGAGAGGTGTGGTGCTGGAGACATATGGTATCGGCAATTCACCCATCAATCCCTGGTTTATGGAGTTGATCCGTGATGCCGTAGAGCGTGGCATCGTGGTGGTCAACGTCACGCAGTGCCTTTATGGATCGGTGGAGATGCACCGATACGAGAATGGACAACGACTCGAGAGGATCGGGGTGATCGGCGGCTACGACATCACCACCGAGGCGGCGTTGGCCAAGCTGATGGCTCTCTTTGGGAAAGGGTGCCGGCCCAATGAGGTGAAGGAGCTGATGTACCAGTCGTTGCGCGGAGAAATCACGGTGAGGAGATAA
- the meaB gene encoding methylmalonyl Co-A mutase-associated GTPase MeaB yields MEHPENDPKYNGLKVNKGILQPPSVNPYLKRRNRQTLRPVEEYVKGIFSGDRVLLSQAVTLVESSLPEHQETAQAIIEQCLPHSGNSIRVGITGVPGAGKSTSIDAFGMHLLEQGHKLAVLAIDPSSERSKGSILGDKTRMEKLSMAENAFIRPSPSAGSLGGVARKTREIIVLCEAAGFDYLFVETVGVGQSETAVHSMVDFFLLIQLAGTGDELQGIKRGIMEMADGIVINKADGDNIDKANMARRQLRNALHLYPLPESGWSPEVLTYSGYYKIGIAEVWEMIHRYITFVRENGYFDRKRKEQAKYWMFESINEQLRNGFYRDPAIAQLLTRLEGEVLQDRKSSFTAAREALDAYYRIHR; encoded by the coding sequence ATGGAACATCCCGAAAACGACCCAAAATACAACGGCCTGAAAGTGAACAAAGGCATCCTGCAACCACCCAGCGTGAACCCCTATCTGAAAAGACGCAACAGGCAAACATTGCGACCCGTGGAGGAGTATGTGAAAGGAATTTTCTCGGGCGACAGGGTGCTCCTCAGTCAGGCGGTGACCCTGGTGGAGAGCTCGCTGCCGGAGCACCAGGAGACGGCTCAGGCCATCATCGAACAGTGCCTCCCCCATTCGGGCAACTCCATCAGGGTGGGGATCACCGGAGTGCCGGGAGCGGGAAAGAGCACTTCCATCGATGCGTTCGGCATGCACCTGCTTGAGCAGGGGCACAAGCTGGCGGTGCTGGCCATCGACCCCTCCAGCGAGCGCTCCAAGGGGAGCATCCTGGGGGACAAGACACGGATGGAGAAGCTCTCCATGGCGGAGAACGCTTTCATCCGCCCTTCACCTTCGGCCGGCTCGCTGGGCGGCGTGGCACGCAAGACCCGCGAGATCATCGTGCTCTGTGAAGCAGCGGGGTTCGATTACCTCTTCGTGGAGACAGTGGGGGTGGGGCAGTCGGAGACAGCGGTCCACTCGATGGTCGACTTCTTCCTGCTGATCCAGCTGGCCGGCACCGGCGATGAGCTGCAGGGCATCAAGCGGGGCATCATGGAGATGGCCGACGGCATCGTGATCAACAAGGCGGACGGCGACAACATCGACAAGGCGAACATGGCACGGCGTCAGCTGCGCAACGCCCTGCATCTCTATCCCCTGCCTGAATCAGGCTGGTCGCCCGAGGTGCTCACCTATTCAGGCTATTATAAGATCGGGATTGCTGAGGTGTGGGAGATGATCCACCGCTATATCACCTTTGTGAGGGAGAATGGATACTTCGACCGCAAGCGCAAGGAGCAGGCGAAGTACTGGATGTTTGAGAGCATCAACGAGCAGCTGCGCAATGGCTTCTACCGTGATCCTGCAATCGCGCAGCTGCTGACACGTCTCGAAGGTGAGGTGCTGCAGGACCGCAAGAGCTCTTTCACGGCCGCGCGGGAGGCGCTGGATGCCTACTATCGTATTCACCGGTAA